One Panulirus ornatus isolate Po-2019 chromosome 62, ASM3632096v1, whole genome shotgun sequence DNA window includes the following coding sequences:
- the HtrA2 gene encoding serine protease HTRA2, mitochondrial isoform X2, translating to MMKGLRFGAVWLQERRWLAGKLASCHQFSSSCDFCRTLSKTGPSVESSSQSNYTERDEYKNKKSFIYTAFGLGAGIFIGVTTKTIYNEVTANNKLLQKAYPSLHAASPLLENKPLNCNKNVDSAPPDTSKKLIFNFIADAVEKVSDKVVYIDIKDSRRRYTGKRNQSVSNGSGFIVSEDGLILTNAHVVTNRPRSSIVMVRLQNGSEYEGVVEDIDALSDLALIRIKCESLSPVTLGKSGDLRPGEFVAALGSPLSLSNTITAGVVSSVGRASKELGLRGKDIQYIQTDATITFGNSGGPLINMEGEVIGINSMTVTSGISFAIPSDYAIDFIKRAEKKKVELAKYPDSVSTDRRRYLGVTMLTLTQSILLELQARGTAPQNIPSDVTHGIFIWRVVVGSPAYQCVASTYIRFPGLWCFGKLCIPLLQPLP from the exons ATGATGAAAG GCTTACGATTTGGAGCTGTTTGGCTTCAGGAGAGAAGATGGTTAGCTGGCAAGCTAGCTTCCTGTCACCAGTTTTCATCCTCTTGTGATTTCTGCCGTACTCTGTCCAAGACTGGCCCTAGTGTAGAATCATCATCTCAGAGTAACTATACTGAGAGAGATGAATACAAGAATAAGAAATCATTCATATATACTGCTTTTGGTTTGGGAGCAGGAATTTTTATTGGAGTTACCACGAAAACAATCTATAATGAGGTAACTGCAAATAATAAGCTGTTACAGAAGGCATATCCATCTCTGCATGCTGCTAGCCCTCTTTTAGAGAACAAACCATTGAATTGTAACAAGAATGTTGATAGTGCACCTCCAGATACAAGCAAGAAACTCATTTTCAACTTTATTGCAGATGCTGTAGAAAAAGTATCAGATAAAGTTGTTTATATTGACATTAAGGACAGTAGAAG GAGGTATACTGGGAAGCGAAATCAGTCTGTATCGAATGGGTCTGGATTTATTGTATCTGAAGATGGTTTGATTCTTACCAATGCTCATGTTGTTACCAACAGGCCAAGGTCAAGCATTGTAATG GTGAGGTTACAAAATGGCTCAGAATATGAAGGTGTTGTAGAGGACATTGATGCTCTCTCAGATTTAGCTCTCATCAGAATCAAATGT gaAAGTCTTAGCCCAGTAACCCTTGGAAAGTCTGGTGACCTGAGACCTGGAGAATTTGTTGCAGCTTTGGGATCACCTCTTTCACTATCTAATACTATTACTGCAGGAGTAGTATCTTCTGTTGGTCGTGCCAGTAAAGAACTTGGCTTAAGAGGAAAAGATATACAGTACATACAGACTGATGCAACCATTACT tTTGGTAACTCAGGCGGACCACTCATCAACATGGAGGGTGAAGTTATTGGCATCAACTCTATGACAGTAACATCTGGCATTTCTTTTGCTATTCCAAGTGACTATGCCATTGATTTTATAAAGAgggcagaaaagaaaaaagttgagctTG CCAAGTATCCAGATTCTGTCTCTACTGATCGCAGGCGATACCTTGGTGTGACAATGTTAACTCTTACACAGTCAATCCTACTTGAACTTCAAGCCCGAGGTACTGCCCCACAAAATATTCCCTCAGATGTTACCCATGGAATATTTATCTGGAGAGTTGTTGTCGGGTCTCCAGCTTATCA ATGTGTGGCATCCACTTACATAAGGTTCCCAGGGCTTTGGTGTTTTGGTAAGTTATGCATCCCATTGTTACAGCCCCTGCCTTAG
- the HtrA2 gene encoding serine protease HTRA2, mitochondrial isoform X1 encodes MMKGLRFGAVWLQERRWLAGKLASCHQFSSSCDFCRTLSKTGPSVESSSQSNYTERDEYKNKKSFIYTAFGLGAGIFIGVTTKTIYNEVTANNKLLQKAYPSLHAASPLLENKPLNCNKNVDSAPPDTSKKLIFNFIADAVEKVSDKVVYIDIKDSRRRYTGKRNQSVSNGSGFIVSEDGLILTNAHVVTNRPRSSIVMVRLQNGSEYEGVVEDIDALSDLALIRIKCESLSPVTLGKSGDLRPGEFVAALGSPLSLSNTITAGVVSSVGRASKELGLRGKDIQYIQTDATITFGNSGGPLINMEGEVIGINSMTVTSGISFAIPSDYAIDFIKRAEKKKVELAKYPDSVSTDRRRYLGVTMLTLTQSILLELQARGTAPQNIPSDVTHGIFIWRVVVGSPAYQSGLQPGDIVTHINNFEIHSSRDVYKFLEGKGDLVMIVIRNGQRYTVSVVPEE; translated from the exons ATGATGAAAG GCTTACGATTTGGAGCTGTTTGGCTTCAGGAGAGAAGATGGTTAGCTGGCAAGCTAGCTTCCTGTCACCAGTTTTCATCCTCTTGTGATTTCTGCCGTACTCTGTCCAAGACTGGCCCTAGTGTAGAATCATCATCTCAGAGTAACTATACTGAGAGAGATGAATACAAGAATAAGAAATCATTCATATATACTGCTTTTGGTTTGGGAGCAGGAATTTTTATTGGAGTTACCACGAAAACAATCTATAATGAGGTAACTGCAAATAATAAGCTGTTACAGAAGGCATATCCATCTCTGCATGCTGCTAGCCCTCTTTTAGAGAACAAACCATTGAATTGTAACAAGAATGTTGATAGTGCACCTCCAGATACAAGCAAGAAACTCATTTTCAACTTTATTGCAGATGCTGTAGAAAAAGTATCAGATAAAGTTGTTTATATTGACATTAAGGACAGTAGAAG GAGGTATACTGGGAAGCGAAATCAGTCTGTATCGAATGGGTCTGGATTTATTGTATCTGAAGATGGTTTGATTCTTACCAATGCTCATGTTGTTACCAACAGGCCAAGGTCAAGCATTGTAATG GTGAGGTTACAAAATGGCTCAGAATATGAAGGTGTTGTAGAGGACATTGATGCTCTCTCAGATTTAGCTCTCATCAGAATCAAATGT gaAAGTCTTAGCCCAGTAACCCTTGGAAAGTCTGGTGACCTGAGACCTGGAGAATTTGTTGCAGCTTTGGGATCACCTCTTTCACTATCTAATACTATTACTGCAGGAGTAGTATCTTCTGTTGGTCGTGCCAGTAAAGAACTTGGCTTAAGAGGAAAAGATATACAGTACATACAGACTGATGCAACCATTACT tTTGGTAACTCAGGCGGACCACTCATCAACATGGAGGGTGAAGTTATTGGCATCAACTCTATGACAGTAACATCTGGCATTTCTTTTGCTATTCCAAGTGACTATGCCATTGATTTTATAAAGAgggcagaaaagaaaaaagttgagctTG CCAAGTATCCAGATTCTGTCTCTACTGATCGCAGGCGATACCTTGGTGTGACAATGTTAACTCTTACACAGTCAATCCTACTTGAACTTCAAGCCCGAGGTACTGCCCCACAAAATATTCCCTCAGATGTTACCCATGGAATATTTATCTGGAGAGTTGTTGTCGGGTCTCCAGCTTATCA ATCAGGGTTGCAGCCAGGAGACATAGTAACCCACATTAATAACTTTGAAATACACTCATCCCGTGATGTATACAAGTTTCTCGAAGGGAAgggagaccttgtcatgatagtgATTCGCAATGGTCAAcggtacacagtcagtgtggTGCCAGAGGAGTAG